One window from the genome of Gadus morhua chromosome 16, gadMor3.0, whole genome shotgun sequence encodes:
- the rtn4rl1b gene encoding LOW QUALITY PROTEIN: reticulon-4 receptor-like 1b (The sequence of the model RefSeq protein was modified relative to this genomic sequence to represent the inferred CDS: deleted 1 base in 1 codon) produces the protein MFKRGCGLEFLLVLCGLELSWSCPRHCICYTAPSTVSCQAHNFLSVPEGIPANSERIFLQNNKIHRLLRGHFSSTTVTLWIYSNNISYIDPSTFHGFTLLEELDLGDNRHLRSLASDTFHGLSRLNALHLYRCGLSALPNNIFQGLRNLQYLYLQENHLKFLQDDTFMDLHNLSHLFLHGNRLWSLHQNTFRGLRALDRLLLHQNQIQWVDRLAFHDLRRLTTLYLFNNSLVELSGQCLDTLPALEYLRLNDNPWSCDCKALSLWEWLKRFKGSTSTVGCQAPAPMLGQDLKQLKQEDFPHCSPTVPNSESRAQSKTNNLSGTVNPSMNGGVVAVAAGGQTRIVHPPPPPAARPGRSRNCTKPRNRSGGKGKGDNEVHSKELMADKEDSSPDFGDGGKYDHTSPDGTVTRRKHKCTPRTTVRPPSGVQQANNRAALMHRSSLYLGLLLGALVISDMAHILR, from the exons GCTGTGGGCTGGAGTTCCTGCTGGTCCTTTGCGGCCTGGAGCTCTCGTGGTCCTGCCCTCGTCACTGCATCTGCTACACGGCGCCGAGCACCGTCTCCTGCCAGGCGCACAACTTTCTGTCCGTGCCGGAGGGCATCCCGGCCAACAGCGAGCGCATCTTCCTGCAGAACAACAAGATCCACCGGCTGCTGCGTGGCCACTTCAGCTCCACCACCGTCACCCTGTGGATCTACTCCAACAACATCTCCTACATCGATCCCTCCACGTTCCACGGCTTCaccctgctggaggagctggacctgGGGGACAACCGCCACCTGCGCTCCCTGGCCTCGGACACCTTCCACGGGCTGAGCCGGCTCAACGCGCTGCACCTGTACAGGTGCGGCCTCAGCGCCCTGCCCAACAACATCTTCCAAGGCCTGAGGAACCTGCAGTACCTCTACCTCCAG GAGAACCACCTCAAGTTCCTGCAGGACGACACCTTCATGGACCTGCACAACCTGAGCCACCTCTTCCTGCACGGGAACCGTCTGTGGAGCCTTCACCAGAACACCTTCAGGGGCCTGCGGGCCCTGGACCGCCTGCTGCTGCACCAGAACCAGATCCAGTGGGTGGACCGCCTGGCTTTCCACGACCTGCGCCGTCTCACCACCCTCTACCTGTTCAACAACTCCCTGGTGGAGCTGTCCGGGCAGTGCCTGGACACACTGCCCGCGCTGGAGTACCTGCGCCTCAACGACAACCCCTGGTCCTGCGACTGCAAGGCCCTGTCGCTGTGGGAGTGGCTGAAGCGCTTCAAGGGCTCCACCTCCACGGTGGGCTGCCAGGCGCCCGCCCCCATGCTGGGCCAGGACCTCAAGCAGCTCAAGCAGGAGGACTTCCCCCACTGCTCCCCCACCGTGCCCAACTCCGAGTCCCGTGCCCAGAGCAAGACCAACAACCTGTCCGGCACGGTCAACCCGTCCATGAACGgcggggtggtggcggtggcggcg ggggggcagaCCCGCATCGTGcaccccccgccgccgccggccgccCGGCCCGGACGGTCCCGGAACTGCACCAAGCCCCGCAACCGGTCCGGCGGCAAGGGCAAGGGCGACAACGAGGTGCACTCCAAGGAGCTGATGGCCGACAAGGAGGACTCGTCCCCGGACTTCGGCGACGGGGGGAAGTACGACCACACGTCCCCCGACGGCACCGTCACGCGGAGGAAGCACAAGTGCACTCCCCGGACCACGGTGCGCCCCCCTAGTGGGGTGCAGCAGGCCAACAACAGGGCGGCGCTGATGCACCGCTCCTCGCTATACCTTGGCCTTCTGTTGGGGGCCCTAGTGATCTCAGACATGGCGCACATCCTGCGTtga